A genomic stretch from Telmatocola sphagniphila includes:
- a CDS encoding ABC transporter permease yields MNYALASLWHDKSRYLPGIVAVGFSAVLISLQFGLLLGLFSVTTIPIDHARADIWIGSPKVLSVDLGKPIPQAFVSRIASHPDIERTEYYYQAFASWTKSDGGSDLCMVIGSRMTDDDLGTLDVLSSEQRSLLSQPASVIVDESEFERLGLKQVGDYAEINKQRVQVVSTVKGFKGLAGPYVWCSANTARGLLRALMPADQCTYILAQCKKSADPNKVVRELDELYGKESADHKIDMTIFTKEDFAYHSKMHWLKKTKAGIAIGYAALLGLLVGMVVTSQTLYAATTASAREYAILLALGIPRWRVSLTVLNQSFWVGIIGVTLSFPAVLGLKELAKLAGANVLLEPWLLSSSAGVTMVVAMVAGFFALRSVRKIEPMSLLR; encoded by the coding sequence ATGAATTACGCACTCGCTAGTCTCTGGCACGACAAATCGCGTTACCTCCCCGGTATTGTGGCCGTGGGATTCAGCGCGGTTCTGATTTCGTTGCAATTCGGACTTCTGCTGGGCCTGTTCTCGGTAACCACCATTCCGATCGATCACGCCCGGGCCGATATCTGGATCGGGTCGCCCAAAGTGCTCTCCGTCGACCTCGGTAAACCGATCCCACAGGCCTTTGTCTCCCGCATTGCTTCTCACCCCGATATCGAACGAACGGAATACTACTATCAGGCCTTTGCCTCCTGGACGAAATCGGACGGCGGCTCCGATCTCTGCATGGTCATCGGTTCGCGGATGACCGACGACGATTTGGGCACTCTGGACGTTTTGTCTTCCGAACAGCGTTCACTGCTCTCGCAACCGGCCAGCGTGATCGTCGATGAATCGGAGTTCGAACGGCTGGGTCTTAAACAGGTCGGCGATTATGCGGAAATCAATAAGCAACGCGTGCAGGTCGTCAGCACGGTGAAAGGCTTCAAGGGCCTGGCGGGCCCCTATGTCTGGTGCTCGGCCAACACGGCGCGGGGCCTCCTGCGAGCGCTCATGCCCGCCGACCAGTGCACTTACATTCTTGCCCAGTGCAAAAAATCCGCCGATCCAAACAAAGTCGTTCGGGAACTGGACGAACTTTACGGTAAGGAAAGTGCCGATCATAAGATCGATATGACGATCTTCACCAAGGAAGATTTCGCCTACCACTCGAAGATGCACTGGTTAAAGAAAACCAAGGCCGGGATTGCGATCGGTTATGCCGCACTGCTGGGTCTGCTGGTTGGCATGGTGGTCACCAGTCAGACTCTCTATGCCGCGACCACAGCCTCGGCCCGGGAATACGCGATTCTGCTGGCGCTGGGAATTCCGCGCTGGCGTGTCTCGCTGACGGTGTTGAATCAGTCCTTCTGGGTGGGGATTATTGGAGTCACCCTGTCATTCCCCGCGGTGCTGGGACTGAAAGAACTAGCCAAGCTGGCCGGTGCCAACGTACTGCTGGAGCCCTGGTTATTGAGTTCGTCCGCCGGCGTCACCATGGTGGTGGCAATGGTAGCAGGATTCTTCGCCCTTCGTTCGGTCCGCAAGATCGAGCCAATGTCCTTGTTGCGATAG
- a CDS encoding ABC transporter ATP-binding protein, translated as MMFDERSMLRGLNLTRTYGEGEVRTTALRDVTLELQRGQLALLMGPSGSGKSTLLAVLSGLLEPSSGQVISEDNGRMLDIWKLSAKQREDFRLRQVGFIFQGYNLFPALNSRQQLEIVLRWGGVCTAREARKRSDDMLGLLGLSKKATKKPAQLSGGEKQRVAIGRALIKNPKYVFADEPTSALDWENGERVIEMLRAAAHERDATILVVSHDHRIEPYVDAHFYMEDGMMRSHDRPAQPVEPTFWRNAQ; from the coding sequence ATGATGTTCGATGAACGGTCGATGCTGCGAGGTTTAAATCTCACCCGCACCTATGGTGAGGGCGAGGTTCGAACGACAGCTCTGCGCGACGTCACACTGGAACTGCAGCGTGGCCAGTTGGCTCTATTGATGGGTCCATCCGGTTCGGGGAAATCAACCCTGCTGGCGGTTCTGTCCGGTCTCCTGGAACCTTCGAGCGGTCAGGTGATTTCCGAAGACAACGGCCGCATGCTGGATATCTGGAAGCTCTCCGCCAAGCAGCGCGAAGATTTTCGGCTGCGTCAGGTCGGATTTATTTTCCAGGGCTACAACCTGTTCCCGGCTTTGAATTCCCGCCAGCAACTGGAGATCGTTCTCCGCTGGGGGGGAGTATGCACGGCCCGCGAAGCCCGCAAGCGTTCGGACGATATGCTGGGACTTCTGGGACTTTCCAAGAAAGCGACCAAGAAACCGGCGCAGCTTTCCGGTGGCGAAAAGCAGCGTGTCGCTATCGGCCGGGCGCTCATCAAAAACCCCAAATATGTTTTCGCGGACGAACCGACCAGCGCGCTGGATTGGGAAAACGGCGAACGGGTCATCGAAATGCTCCGGGCCGCCGCCCACGAACGCGATGCGACGATTCTCGTCGTCTCCCACGATCACCGCATCGAGCCCTACGTCGACGCCCACTTTTACATGGAAGACGGAATGATGAGGTCCCACGATCGACCTGCCCAACCGGTCGAGCCGACTTTCTGGAGGAATGCACAATGA
- a CDS encoding HlyD family secretion protein codes for MKKHLVLTSCLFAGTALAGVTLMGASHLYQETEKSPSRTANPIPAQTPAVDHSRGVICFGHVDFDGIQQIQIFPRNFPQPSLITEVLVKESQEVKKGQLLVKLDVEAAELELKKAKATQARVESKVNQAMAKVDQAREAKKIYESNIKEQEQAVAAAEAGVQVALGDQKKVRQIYSSGAAGQVEIDAAKSGVDAKQSLLEREKIKLKAMQAANFDGPINEALAGVAEAQAAVKEAETGVIAAELALKYSTITAPCDGSVYHLTVADNMTIGAQTRNPLMQIIPKSKFYIRAEIDQEYTSRLKLDQQAIMTDESDLRLNIKGHVIRIAPGFMPKRSSNPFDQQMNEQRVLECLIEIDGDTSNLRLGQKLKVKLID; via the coding sequence ATGAAAAAGCATCTCGTTCTGACATCGTGTCTTTTCGCTGGAACGGCACTCGCGGGAGTGACCTTGATGGGAGCCTCCCATCTGTATCAGGAAACCGAAAAGTCGCCGTCCCGCACGGCCAATCCTATTCCGGCGCAAACTCCGGCGGTCGATCATTCCCGTGGGGTCATCTGTTTTGGCCATGTCGATTTCGACGGCATTCAGCAGATCCAGATCTTCCCGCGCAATTTTCCGCAACCTTCACTGATCACCGAAGTTCTGGTGAAAGAAAGTCAGGAAGTTAAGAAGGGACAATTGCTCGTTAAACTGGATGTGGAAGCGGCTGAGCTTGAATTGAAGAAAGCCAAAGCGACTCAGGCTCGCGTGGAGTCTAAGGTCAATCAGGCCATGGCCAAAGTCGATCAGGCTCGAGAAGCCAAAAAGATTTACGAATCCAATATTAAGGAGCAGGAACAGGCTGTTGCCGCCGCTGAAGCCGGAGTCCAAGTTGCTTTGGGAGATCAGAAGAAGGTTCGGCAGATCTACTCGAGCGGGGCTGCGGGTCAGGTAGAAATTGACGCCGCAAAGAGCGGGGTAGACGCAAAGCAAAGTCTCCTCGAAAGAGAAAAAATCAAGCTAAAGGCTATGCAAGCAGCGAATTTCGATGGCCCCATTAACGAAGCCTTAGCGGGTGTTGCCGAAGCTCAAGCCGCTGTTAAAGAAGCTGAAACCGGAGTGATTGCTGCAGAACTCGCCCTTAAATACTCGACCATCACCGCTCCCTGCGATGGCTCGGTTTATCATCTGACCGTTGCGGATAACATGACGATCGGAGCTCAGACCCGAAATCCCCTGATGCAGATCATTCCCAAGTCGAAGTTCTACATTCGAGCGGAAATCGATCAGGAATACACTTCCCGATTGAAGCTCGATCAGCAGGCGATCATGACCGATGAAAGCGACCTGCGGTTGAACATCAAAGGACACGTCATTCGTATAGCTCCCGGTTTCATGCCGAAGAGATCCAGCAATCCGTTCGATCAGCAGATGAACGAACAACGCGTACTGGAATGCCTCATCGAAATTGACGGCGATACTTCCAACCTGCGATTGGGCCAGAAATTGAAGGTAAAGCTGATCGACTAA
- a CDS encoding formylmethanofuran dehydrogenase subunit B, translating into MTIFPNSACTRCGCVCDDLTLHVRDNRIQRVENACVLAEGWFLQQNSRPHPAALIADQPVPLEEAIQKASELLSHSRSPLIYGLGRSTTEGQRLAIRLAEQLGAIVDTAATLEQAQTLMALQQVGESTCSLGEVRNRADLVIYWGTNPVKTHPRHLERYGNPTEKRRTVVVVDCKETETTALADRFLPIKSDQDWEMLWKLRMRLASPDSPELEPAWEALVTQMKSAKFGVIFFGNGITKAKTDHRTVEALLQLVTDLNAHTRFYARRMRGVGNVAGADSVLTWTTGYPLALNMQRGYPRYNPVEYSASELLAKKQVDLCLMMGSETTADFPQSALATLREIPVITLDVPEAVTDFVPAVRFTTATYGIHRPGTAYRMDEVPIPLRTILETDYPSDAEVLQKLLEASKK; encoded by the coding sequence ATGACCATTTTCCCCAACTCCGCCTGCACCCGCTGCGGCTGCGTCTGCGACGACTTGACCCTGCACGTTCGCGACAATCGAATCCAACGCGTGGAGAATGCCTGCGTCCTGGCTGAGGGTTGGTTTCTCCAGCAAAACAGCCGTCCACATCCCGCCGCCTTGATCGCGGATCAACCGGTGCCACTCGAGGAAGCGATTCAAAAAGCTAGCGAACTCCTGTCGCACTCCCGCTCCCCTTTGATCTACGGACTGGGGCGCAGCACGACCGAAGGCCAACGGCTGGCCATTCGATTGGCCGAGCAACTCGGGGCGATAGTCGATACCGCCGCGACCCTAGAGCAGGCTCAAACTCTGATGGCCCTGCAGCAAGTGGGCGAGTCGACCTGTTCGCTCGGCGAAGTTCGCAATCGCGCCGATCTGGTGATTTATTGGGGCACAAATCCGGTAAAGACCCATCCCCGGCATCTGGAAAGGTATGGGAACCCGACTGAAAAGCGGCGGACCGTTGTAGTGGTCGATTGCAAGGAGACCGAAACCACCGCACTGGCGGATCGCTTCCTGCCAATTAAATCGGACCAGGATTGGGAGATGCTGTGGAAACTGCGAATGCGTCTGGCCTCACCCGATTCACCGGAATTAGAACCCGCCTGGGAAGCTTTAGTGACCCAGATGAAATCGGCAAAATTCGGAGTGATCTTTTTCGGCAACGGAATAACGAAAGCGAAGACCGACCATCGTACCGTGGAAGCCTTACTGCAACTGGTAACCGATTTGAATGCCCACACACGCTTTTATGCCCGGCGGATGCGCGGGGTTGGCAATGTAGCCGGAGCGGACAGTGTACTGACTTGGACGACTGGTTACCCCCTGGCCCTCAATATGCAGCGCGGCTACCCGCGCTACAATCCCGTAGAGTATAGTGCCTCGGAATTGCTGGCTAAAAAGCAAGTCGATCTTTGTCTGATGATGGGAAGCGAAACGACCGCCGATTTTCCGCAGAGTGCACTCGCCACGCTGCGTGAAATACCGGTAATAACACTGGATGTTCCGGAGGCTGTTACCGATTTTGTTCCGGCGGTGCGCTTCACCACGGCCACTTATGGGATACATCGTCCGGGTACGGCTTACCGGATGGATGAAGTGCCAATTCCCTTGAGAACGATCCTGGAAACCGATTATCCCTCGGATGCCGAAGTACTTCAGAAGTTGCTTGAGGCGAGCAAGAAGTGA
- a CDS encoding carboxypeptidase-like regulatory domain-containing protein yields MNCRMLLLAIVLIGTALQAEEPQGFDKTQMDRQLYDTLRDVHNRGRELYNKGDTVGCLRLFEGALELTRPALHYRPEEQKLIKEGLAKAAKIDSTGDRAFALHELIEDVRKRLVNREISKAKDTPKIKEENKSKADAKPKVEVKPKEDSKSKDGPNLVVPKEEPKKKDPPKTLEMIPIIPRELLIPEKKDQSNKEPEKNSQGMLLSSKNSTTPEPMPIKKTPKKPVDPKLALTGKLYWQGNPLEGVDLMFVSRDAAKLKVYETTTLEEGRYALEGIPSGKYTVILNPVPSVNKTPLPSRYQTVTDSPLIFFISGPGDTLDFLLK; encoded by the coding sequence ATGAACTGTCGAATGCTGTTATTGGCCATTGTATTGATAGGTACTGCACTCCAGGCGGAGGAGCCTCAGGGGTTCGACAAGACCCAGATGGACCGCCAGTTGTACGATACTCTGCGCGATGTCCACAACCGCGGTCGCGAACTTTACAACAAGGGCGACACGGTTGGTTGTCTAAGGTTATTCGAAGGAGCTCTGGAACTCACCCGGCCGGCCTTGCACTACCGCCCGGAGGAACAAAAACTCATCAAGGAAGGGTTGGCCAAAGCCGCAAAAATCGATTCGACAGGTGATCGCGCTTTCGCGCTTCATGAGTTGATCGAGGACGTCCGGAAGCGGCTGGTCAACCGGGAGATTTCCAAGGCGAAGGACACGCCAAAGATTAAAGAAGAAAACAAATCGAAAGCGGACGCCAAGCCCAAAGTCGAGGTTAAACCCAAAGAGGATAGCAAATCGAAGGACGGACCCAATCTGGTGGTTCCCAAGGAGGAGCCGAAGAAAAAAGATCCCCCCAAGACCCTGGAGATGATTCCGATCATTCCCCGGGAGCTTTTGATTCCGGAAAAGAAAGATCAATCCAACAAGGAGCCGGAGAAGAATTCCCAGGGTATGCTTCTGAGCAGCAAGAACTCTACTACCCCGGAACCGATGCCCATCAAGAAGACCCCTAAAAAACCGGTCGATCCCAAACTAGCTCTCACCGGGAAGCTCTACTGGCAGGGCAATCCACTCGAGGGGGTAGATCTCATGTTTGTCTCTCGGGATGCCGCAAAATTGAAAGTTTACGAAACAACGACCTTGGAAGAGGGACGATATGCTCTTGAGGGAATTCCGTCCGGCAAGTACACGGTGATCTTAAATCCGGTACCTTCCGTGAATAAGACGCCATTGCCGTCACGCTATCAGACGGTGACCGATTCCCCTTTGATATTCTTCATTTCCGGACCAGGCGATACGCTCGATTTCCTTTTGAAATGA
- a CDS encoding LOG family protein: MKYLCVYCGSQKGTNPRYVELTRNLGESLARRGITLVYGGGAIGLMGTLAESVLSAGGQVIGVIPRFLDEKEIAKADCTELIVVETMAQRKGVMSERADGFLALPGGYGTLDELFESLTEAQLNIHAKPIGLWNAFGFFDPLLSWIDKAESEGFLKTKYGLRPLNKRPLLQVDSDLERLLDALTRNR, from the coding sequence ATGAAATATCTCTGTGTTTACTGCGGATCGCAAAAGGGGACCAATCCCCGATATGTCGAATTGACCCGTAATCTCGGTGAGTCGCTGGCTCGTCGAGGGATAACGCTGGTATACGGCGGCGGGGCGATTGGGCTGATGGGAACCCTGGCTGAGAGCGTTTTGAGCGCGGGTGGCCAAGTCATTGGCGTCATTCCGCGCTTTCTGGACGAAAAAGAAATCGCCAAAGCCGATTGCACGGAATTAATCGTCGTCGAGACGATGGCGCAGCGCAAAGGGGTGATGTCGGAGCGGGCCGATGGCTTCCTGGCATTGCCCGGCGGCTACGGTACCTTGGATGAACTCTTCGAATCGCTGACGGAAGCCCAGCTGAATATCCACGCCAAGCCGATCGGACTATGGAACGCTTTTGGGTTCTTCGATCCGCTACTAAGCTGGATTGACAAGGCAGAGAGCGAAGGGTTTCTCAAAACGAAGTATGGCCTGCGCCCGCTGAATAAACGCCCATTACTTCAGGTGGATAGCGATCTGGAACGACTGCTGGACGCACTGACCCGCAATCGCTGA
- a CDS encoding PEP-CTERM sorting domain-containing protein, translating to MLRRTLLLSAGAVLLLPVTASAFFPPIVNSPPRTNPSNPVSEAGGPDPGSPPVASTPEPATILSGLIGLGVMAGARFRKRKETAV from the coding sequence ATGCTACGACGCACGCTTCTCTTAAGTGCCGGTGCGGTACTTTTGCTGCCTGTTACCGCCTCGGCTTTCTTTCCCCCGATCGTCAATAGCCCGCCGCGCACGAATCCCAGCAATCCGGTGAGTGAGGCCGGTGGCCCTGATCCCGGGTCTCCTCCCGTCGCATCGACCCCGGAACCCGCCACGATTCTCAGCGGCCTGATCGGACTGGGAGTTATGGCCGGGGCCCGATTTCGCAAACGCAAAGAGACTGCGGTATAA
- a CDS encoding BBP7 family outer membrane beta-barrel protein: protein MNKLVGGMCVTLGLTSWLNAQDAAPQAATLGTPRAASLGKPIAKSRSNFADLEPIQQAQSLDKKPVELPLPMPSAPNIPLTSSLPPMPELPPALTIPPVNSAQGNKATIPVSPTANSTIPSIPAIMPGAINSTPVNTIPSQVGSPSNPPINYVTQPSGQMIPYYPTAGMQVQNGTVIQNGSVIQNGAVPQNGMIGAPMVVGPTGIGGDFGTCVDAPCTTGGLLFGKDGSCFYASAEFLAYTTKGTRVPPLVTTGPASSLGILGQSGVSSLVSASQIDPTGRTGGKIGLGVWLGADKKCAIEVAFLMLNPSNRNVGFSSDGTTVLARPFFSANAGAETAEIVAAPGISSGSIGISSTSSFNSAEINFRKKLFEDCKYNIDWVIGFRHLNLDEGITVSERVSGLPGTANAGINGGIYDSFKTNNQFNGGQIGAILECHSGRWTFGFTPKLALGVTSSTTNIEGGLTQFGPVIAPVSTPGGLLALNSNIGSHSSTNFAAVGDLGFNIGYTITQHCKVFAGYNLIYWSNVQRPGDQIDRVIDETRVPILNNQAGLTPVGGRPVYLDKSSSYWAQGVTIGLVFTW, encoded by the coding sequence ATGAACAAGCTAGTGGGTGGAATGTGCGTAACCTTGGGATTAACTAGCTGGCTGAATGCGCAAGATGCCGCTCCCCAAGCGGCTACCCTGGGTACCCCTCGAGCCGCCTCCCTCGGCAAACCGATTGCCAAGTCGCGCAGCAACTTCGCCGATCTGGAACCCATTCAACAAGCTCAAAGTCTTGATAAGAAACCGGTGGAACTGCCGCTGCCGATGCCCAGCGCTCCTAACATTCCACTTACCAGCAGCCTGCCGCCGATGCCTGAACTGCCGCCGGCTTTGACCATACCCCCGGTGAACTCCGCTCAAGGCAATAAAGCCACCATACCGGTTTCGCCGACCGCGAATTCGACTATCCCCAGCATTCCGGCCATTATGCCCGGGGCTATCAATAGCACGCCGGTAAATACCATCCCGAGTCAGGTGGGTAGCCCCAGTAATCCTCCGATCAATTACGTCACTCAGCCCAGCGGTCAGATGATCCCGTATTATCCGACAGCGGGCATGCAGGTCCAGAATGGTACGGTCATTCAGAATGGCTCAGTAATTCAGAATGGGGCTGTTCCCCAGAACGGAATGATCGGTGCCCCGATGGTGGTCGGTCCCACGGGCATCGGCGGCGATTTTGGAACCTGCGTCGATGCTCCCTGCACGACCGGCGGCTTGCTCTTCGGCAAGGACGGCAGCTGCTTCTATGCCAGCGCTGAGTTCCTCGCCTACACCACCAAGGGGACACGCGTTCCACCACTCGTGACGACCGGGCCCGCTTCGTCCCTGGGCATCCTCGGCCAATCGGGAGTCTCCAGCCTGGTTTCCGCCAGTCAGATCGATCCTACCGGTCGAACGGGTGGCAAAATCGGCTTGGGTGTTTGGTTGGGGGCCGATAAGAAGTGCGCCATCGAAGTGGCCTTTTTGATGCTCAATCCGTCAAACCGGAACGTTGGCTTCTCCAGCGATGGCACCACGGTCTTGGCCCGGCCGTTCTTCAGCGCCAATGCGGGAGCGGAAACGGCGGAAATCGTGGCCGCCCCCGGGATATCCTCAGGTTCTATTGGGATCAGTTCGACGAGCAGCTTCAACAGCGCCGAAATCAATTTCCGCAAGAAGTTGTTTGAAGATTGCAAATACAACATCGACTGGGTGATCGGTTTCCGGCACCTGAACCTGGACGAAGGGATCACCGTCAGCGAACGGGTCAGCGGACTGCCGGGAACGGCCAACGCCGGTATCAACGGCGGCATCTACGATTCGTTTAAGACCAACAACCAGTTCAACGGCGGTCAGATCGGTGCCATCCTCGAATGCCATTCGGGCCGCTGGACCTTTGGCTTTACCCCGAAGCTGGCATTGGGTGTGACCTCGTCCACGACGAATATCGAAGGTGGCTTGACCCAATTCGGACCGGTGATTGCTCCTGTAAGCACTCCCGGTGGTCTGTTAGCTCTCAATAGCAATATCGGCAGCCACAGCAGTACCAATTTCGCGGCCGTGGGTGATCTTGGCTTTAACATCGGTTACACGATTACTCAGCACTGTAAAGTGTTCGCGGGCTATAACCTGATTTACTGGTCGAATGTGCAGCGACCGGGCGATCAGATCGATCGCGTAATAGATGAAACCCGGGTGCCAATCCTGAACAATCAGGCCGGACTTACTCCCGTGGGGGGACGTCCGGTTTATCTGGATAAGAGTTCCAGCTACTGGGCTCAGGGTGTGACCATTGGGTTGGTCTTCACCTGGTAA
- a CDS encoding DUF456 domain-containing protein produces the protein MTFILALLFVLAVMLFWLITLLGFPSNWLIVLATVLYVWLMPDHGSSTTRWWAVGIVTCLAFLGEIAELSTSSASVKKAGGSRRGAFFSLLGSIIGSIGGLFIGIPIPIIGSVLAAVLFAGLGALIGAMLGETTKGQTFQDSWKIGRAAFKGRLFGTAAKAIIGAMMAGLAIAMTFT, from the coding sequence ATGACATTTATTCTCGCCCTGTTATTTGTCCTGGCCGTGATGCTCTTCTGGCTGATAACTTTGCTGGGGTTTCCCAGTAACTGGTTAATTGTTTTGGCGACGGTCCTGTACGTTTGGCTGATGCCAGATCATGGGAGTAGTACTACGCGTTGGTGGGCAGTGGGCATCGTGACCTGTTTGGCCTTTCTGGGCGAGATCGCAGAACTTTCCACGAGTTCGGCCAGCGTCAAGAAAGCCGGCGGCAGTCGGCGCGGAGCGTTTTTTTCTCTGCTTGGCTCGATTATCGGATCCATCGGTGGATTGTTTATTGGAATACCGATACCGATCATCGGATCGGTGCTTGCGGCCGTTCTATTTGCCGGACTGGGGGCGCTGATCGGTGCCATGCTCGGCGAAACCACCAAAGGTCAAACTTTCCAGGACAGTTGGAAAATTGGTCGAGCGGCCTTCAAAGGTCGGTTGTTTGGCACTGCGGCCAAGGCAATAATCGGCGCGATGATGGCGGGTCTCGCTATCGCCATGACGTTTACTTGA
- a CDS encoding formate--tetrahydrofolate ligase translates to MSLPTESKPPVRIDQISAELGLGPNDVEPYGWYKGKLALGLERRLPERPGARYIVVTAVSPTPLGEGKTVTSIGLTMGLCRLGKKAIACLRQPSQAPVFGIKGGGAGGGRSTLVPTTDINTHFTGDIHAVAAAHNLLAAVLDNHVKRRLQPLVDPATVTWRRVLDVNDKGLSRIITGLGDLPQAPLRETGFDLTAASEVMAILALTTSLEDLRARLGRIIVARAPDGSPITAEAIRCAGAMAALLRDAIRPNLVQTCEGGPALVHAGPFANIAHGNSSVLADLAALKMADYVVTEAGFGSDAGAEKMFDIKCRVGGLRPNVAVIVCTLRALKLHSGRFALKPGRPLDPGLLSENLDALHAGAVNLQAHLDIVRRFGLPAVVAINRFPDDSPRELEVVRKLATDWGARGVAVSEGFARGSEGTTELAQAVVDACASPSDFRPLYDLQSSAEEKIDTLATQLYGADGVDYEPLAKKRLAEYAKLGFGQLPVCIAKTQYSLSHDPHLLGRPRGFRFPIRDVRLAAGAGFLYALAGEISTMPGLPTEPSARRIDVDKDGHVTGM, encoded by the coding sequence ATGTCCCTCCCAACCGAATCCAAGCCGCCAGTTCGCATAGATCAGATTTCCGCCGAATTGGGACTCGGTCCGAATGATGTCGAACCGTACGGCTGGTATAAAGGAAAACTCGCTCTGGGGCTGGAGCGAAGACTGCCGGAAAGACCCGGCGCCCGCTATATCGTAGTAACCGCCGTGAGCCCTACTCCGTTGGGGGAAGGCAAAACCGTTACCTCGATCGGCTTGACGATGGGACTCTGTCGTTTGGGGAAAAAAGCAATCGCCTGCTTGCGCCAACCTTCTCAAGCACCAGTATTCGGCATTAAGGGCGGCGGAGCAGGCGGCGGCCGTTCGACACTCGTCCCAACGACCGATATCAACACGCATTTCACTGGAGATATCCATGCGGTGGCCGCCGCGCATAACCTTCTGGCGGCCGTGCTCGACAATCACGTCAAGAGACGTTTGCAACCGCTGGTGGACCCGGCCACCGTTACCTGGCGCCGGGTGTTGGATGTGAATGACAAGGGCTTAAGCCGGATCATAACCGGCCTGGGCGACCTCCCTCAGGCTCCCTTGCGGGAGACGGGATTCGATCTCACGGCGGCTTCCGAAGTTATGGCTATCCTCGCTCTGACTACCAGCCTGGAAGATCTGAGGGCGCGACTCGGAAGGATTATCGTTGCCCGCGCGCCGGACGGTTCGCCGATTACCGCGGAAGCCATTCGTTGTGCGGGTGCGATGGCCGCTCTTCTGCGCGATGCCATCCGGCCGAATCTCGTGCAAACCTGTGAAGGGGGCCCGGCCCTGGTTCACGCGGGTCCGTTCGCCAACATTGCCCATGGGAATAGCTCGGTGCTGGCCGATCTGGCCGCTTTGAAAATGGCGGATTACGTGGTCACCGAAGCCGGTTTCGGCTCCGATGCCGGTGCGGAAAAGATGTTCGACATCAAGTGTCGGGTGGGTGGCTTGCGCCCCAACGTCGCGGTCATTGTTTGCACACTCCGGGCGTTGAAATTGCATAGCGGTCGATTTGCATTGAAACCGGGCCGGCCTCTTGATCCGGGTCTGCTTTCTGAAAATCTGGATGCTCTGCACGCCGGAGCGGTCAACCTGCAGGCTCATCTCGACATTGTCCGTCGCTTCGGACTGCCGGCCGTTGTGGCCATCAATCGCTTCCCCGATGACAGTCCTCGAGAGCTGGAAGTAGTCCGCAAACTGGCAACCGATTGGGGCGCTCGCGGCGTGGCCGTGAGTGAGGGTTTTGCTCGCGGCAGCGAGGGTACGACGGAACTGGCGCAGGCCGTGGTCGATGCGTGTGCTTCGCCGTCGGATTTTCGGCCCCTCTACGATCTTCAAAGCAGTGCGGAAGAAAAAATCGACACGCTGGCCACGCAGTTGTATGGTGCGGACGGCGTGGATTACGAACCGCTGGCCAAAAAACGACTGGCGGAATACGCCAAGTTAGGTTTTGGCCAGTTGCCGGTGTGCATCGCCAAGACGCAGTATTCGCTGTCTCACGATCCACACTTGTTGGGCCGACCACGGGGCTTTCGCTTTCCCATTCGTGATGTTCGCCTGGCGGCCGGAGCAGGCTTCCTTTATGCGTTAGCGGGCGAAATCAGCACCATGCCCGGCTTGCCCACGGAACCGTCCGCCCGCCGAATTGACGTGGACAAGGATGGACACGTAACCGGGATGTAA